TCCGCAGCAGCGTCGACCTGCACCAGGCCGACATCCGCGATTACGCCCGCATCGCTCCCCTGCTCGCGGGCGCGCCCGTCGTCTACCACCTCGCCGCCATTCCCTCCGTCCCCCGCTCCATCTCCGACCCCGTCCCCTCCCACGAGGCCAACATCGACGGCACCTTCAACGTCCTCCGCGCCGCCGTCGAAGGCCGCGCCGGACGCGTCGTCTACGCCGCCTCCTCCTCCGCCTACGGCGACACCGAAGTGCTGCCGAAAACCGAATCCATGGCCCCGCGCCCCAAGTCTCCCTACGCCCTGCAGAAGCTCGCCGGCGAATATTACTGCTCCGTCTTCACCGCCTGCTACGGCCTCGAAACCGTCTCCCTGCGCTTCTTCAACGTCTTCGGCCCGCGCCAGGACCCCTCCAGCCCCTACTCCGGCGTCCTCAGCATCTTCATGAAGCGCCTCCTCGAGCGCCGCCCGCCCGTCATCTACGGGGACGGCGAACAGAGCCGCGACTTCACCTACGTCGAAGACGTCGCCGAACTCTGTCTCAAGGCCGCCCGCGCTCCCGCCTCCATCGTTTCCGGCAGGGTCTACAACGCCGGCAACGGCCGCCGCTACACCCTCAACGAGACCTGGCGCCTCCTGTGCCGGATGGAAGGCGTCGACATCCAGCCAGAGTATGGCCCGCCCCGTCCCGGCGACGTCCGCCACTCCCAGGCGGACACCGCCGCCGCCGTCCGCGACCTCGGCCACGCGCCCCGCTTCTCTTTTGAAGAAGGCCTCCGCCGCACCCTCGAGTGGTACCGCTCCACTCTTTAAGCCCCGCCGCCCTTCGCCGCTTCCTCCGCCGCCTGCCGCACCGCCGCCCACGTCCGCTGCACGTCTTCCCGCGTCGTCTTGATGTTGCCGATCGCGATCCGCGCCACGAACCGCCCGTCCAGAACATTTCCGGACAGAAATGCTTCGCCCGATCCGTTCACCCTGTCCATCACCGCCCGTGTCGCTGCATCCCCCGCCTTCAGCCGGAAACACACCAGCGACATCGTCACCGGCGCCGCCACCTCGAACAGCTCGTGCGCCCGGATCTCTTCCGCCAGCTCCCGCGCCCAACGGATGTGCTCCCGGATGATCCCGCACACCTTCCGGTAGCCGAAGTGCCGCATCACGAACCACAGCTTCAGCGCCCGGAACCGGCTCCCCAGCGCAATCCGGTAATCCATCAGGTGCACCGCCTTCGGGTCTTCCTGCGACGCCAGATACGGCGGCGTCAGCGAATACGCCTGCCTCAGCGCGTCCGGCCGCCGGCAGAAAAACGCGCTGCAGTCGATCGGCGTGAACAGCCACTTGTGCGGGTTCATCACCAGCGAATCCGCCTCGCCCGCGCCTTCGAGCATCCACCGGTTTTCCTCGAGCATCGCCGCCGCGCCTCCATACGCCGCGTCGATGTGATGCCACAGCCCCTCGCGCGCCGCCACCGCCTGGATCTCTTTCACCGGATCCACGCTTGTCACCGACGTCGTTCCCACCGTGGAAACCACGCAGAACGGCCGCAGCCCGGCTTTGCGGTCCTCCGCCACCGCCCGCTCCAGCAGGTCCGGACGCATCCGGTATGCCCCGTCCACCCCGATCTTCCGCACGTGCTTCCGCCCCAGCCCCAGCGCCATGCATGCCTTCTCCACCGACGAGTGCGCGTGCTCGCTCGTGTAGACCACCATCCCCGGCTTCGCTCCTTCCTCGCGCAGATCCGGGTCCGCAACGGCGCGCGCCGCGCCGATCGCGTGCAGCGTCGAAATCGACGCCGTGTCGTGGATCATGCCGAAAAACGTCTCCGGCAGCCCCAGCCACTGCCGCAGCCATCCCATCACCGCCAGCTCCAGCTCCACCGCCGCCGGACACGAAAGCCACAGCATCCCGTTCACGTTCAGCGCCGCGCTCAGCAGCTCGCCCACGATGCCCGGCCCTGACGCGCTCACGGAGAAATACCCGTGGAACCGCGGGTGGTTCCAGTGGTTCACCGCCGGCAGCACCGTCTTCTCGAAGTCCTCCAGAATCGCCTCCATCGGCTCTCCATCCAGCGGCGCCGCGGCCGGGATGGCCGCCGCAAGCTCTCCAGGCTTCAACCGCGGCGCGACCGGATAGTCGCGGATTTTTTCCAGATACTGCGCCACCCACTCGATCGCCGCAGCGCCATGCCTGCGCATCTCGTCCGCTGTCCAGTCCGCCTGTTGCATCTTCGAGAACTCCTCATGGAACCGCCCCGCGCGCCGCAGGATTAGCCGCGCAGGGCCAAGTTATATACTAATGGGCGGTCGAGGTGCCCTCTCACATGGACAATCAGAAGCAGAACACCAGCCGGCGCTCTTTTCTCGCCGGCCCCGCTGCCGGCGCGGCTTTCACCATCGTCCGGCCTGAACTCGTGCGCGGCTGGGCCGCGGAAAAATTGAGAATCGGCCTTGTCGGCTGCGGCGGCCGCGGCACGCAGGCTGTCGAAAACGCCATGGCCGCCGATCCGGCTGTCGAACTCGTCGCCATGGCCGACGCCTTCGAAGACCGCCTCGAAGGCAGCCTCAAGCGCCTGCGCAGCCTGCCCATCCAGGACCGCATCAAGGTCGATCCCGAACACCGCTTCGTCGGCTTCGACGGCTACGCCAAGCTCATTAAATCCGGCGTCGACGTCGTCTTCCTCTGCACGCCCCCGGGCTGGCGCCCCCTCCACTTCGAAGCCTGCATCGACGCCGGCAAGCACGTCTTCATCGAGAAGCCCTTCGGCGTCGATCCCGTCGGCGTCCGCCGCGTCATGGAAGCCGGCCGCAAGAGCGTCGAAAAGAAACTCTCCGTCGTCAGCGGCGCGCAGCGCCGCAGCGATCCCTTCTATCTCGAAAACGTCGACGCTATCAAGAACGGCAAGCTCGGCGAGGTCGTCGCCCTCTACGCCTACTGGATCGGCACGCCGGTCATCCAGCAGCGCAACGGCCGCAACCCCAAAT
This DNA window, taken from Bryobacteraceae bacterium, encodes the following:
- a CDS encoding NDP-sugar dehydratase or epimerase, whose amino-acid sequence is MTIPVVTGGAGFIGSALVRALLAQGAPRVAVIDNLSSGREENLAEVRSSVDLHQADIRDYARIAPLLAGAPVVYHLAAIPSVPRSISDPVPSHEANIDGTFNVLRAAVEGRAGRVVYAASSSAYGDTEVLPKTESMAPRPKSPYALQKLAGEYYCSVFTACYGLETVSLRFFNVFGPRQDPSSPYSGVLSIFMKRLLERRPPVIYGDGEQSRDFTYVEDVAELCLKAARAPASIVSGRVYNAGNGRRYTLNETWRLLCRMEGVDIQPEYGPPRPGDVRHSQADTAAAVRDLGHAPRFSFEEGLRRTLEWYRSTL
- a CDS encoding oxidoreductase, producing MDNQKQNTSRRSFLAGPAAGAAFTIVRPELVRGWAAEKLRIGLVGCGGRGTQAVENAMAADPAVELVAMADAFEDRLEGSLKRLRSLPIQDRIKVDPEHRFVGFDGYAKLIKSGVDVVFLCTPPGWRPLHFEACIDAGKHVFIEKPFGVDPVGVRRVMEAGRKSVEKKLSVVSGAQRRSDPFYLENVDAIKNGKLGEVVALYAYWIGTPVIQQRNGRNPKWGEFEWQHRNWYSNLWLCGDQIVEQHLHNIDVCCWIMGGPPSSVVASGGAAWRPVGDEIYGNIYDHISADFEFPNGVRMSSYCRQYPQGCYQQVNEIVAGSKGRMTLNQTRGGPGYVQEHVKLYKSIRGDGPYINETQAVAESTMACIMGRESAYSGLKITWDMIMNSKQDLMPKADQYTYDFKAEPTPFPVPGKYKFI
- a CDS encoding aromatic-L-amino-acid decarboxylase, with translation MQQADWTADEMRRHGAAAIEWVAQYLEKIRDYPVAPRLKPGELAAAIPAAAPLDGEPMEAILEDFEKTVLPAVNHWNHPRFHGYFSVSASGPGIVGELLSAALNVNGMLWLSCPAAVELELAVMGWLRQWLGLPETFFGMIHDTASISTLHAIGAARAVADPDLREEGAKPGMVVYTSEHAHSSVEKACMALGLGRKHVRKIGVDGAYRMRPDLLERAVAEDRKAGLRPFCVVSTVGTTSVTSVDPVKEIQAVAAREGLWHHIDAAYGGAAAMLEENRWMLEGAGEADSLVMNPHKWLFTPIDCSAFFCRRPDALRQAYSLTPPYLASQEDPKAVHLMDYRIALGSRFRALKLWFVMRHFGYRKVCGIIREHIRWARELAEEIRAHELFEVAAPVTMSLVCFRLKAGDAATRAVMDRVNGSGEAFLSGNVLDGRFVARIAIGNIKTTREDVQRTWAAVRQAAEEAAKGGGA